The Catenulispora sp. GP43 nucleotide sequence AGTACTCTGGTCCTGCATGGAAGCTCTTTCCTTCCGTGCTGGCCCCGGGCCGTTCGCAGCGGCGTCGGGGCCGCCTGTCGTGATCTCTTACTCAAGTCGTCAGACCGGGTCCGGCCTATTTGCCACGTAGCGATACCGCCGCGGCTTGTCAGATGTGCGCTCGACCACCCCCTGCTCGGTCAAGGTGCTCAGGCAGTTGGCGACGGCTCCCGACGAACGCCCCCCAAGCAAGTGACCGATCGAGGTCGGGGTGAACTCAACCTGAGGCCGTGACGCGAGCAGCTCGACCACCAGCGCCCTCAGACCGCCGGATGCGAGCCGCCCGGTCATCAACACGGCTGCCGGCACTACCGCGAGCTCTGTCTCTTTCTCGCGCCGGTAGTCCTCAGTCTGAGCAGAGCCACCACCCACCTTTTCGACTTCTGCCTGCGGGTTCTCGGCTGGGCTGTGCAAGGCGGTGTCCCCAATCGCAGGTCCCTGACGGGCAATGGCCGTCGGCCGCCAGGTCGCCGCACCACGCTTACCGTCGCTCGGCTGATGCAAGGTACGGCGCGCCAAGCCCATCCCTTCCAACAACACGAGCGCCTTGGCAGTCGTCGACCCGCCGGTGCCGGCCATGTCGGCGAGTTCCTTGGCTGTGCTGTCCGGCCTACTCAACAGCGCACCGAGAACCGCGGCCTGCGCGTCGGTGAGGACAGGATGATCGAGCGTTTCGGGCATCGGTGGGAACCCCTTCCTGTCAAACAATTCGGCGTTGCGCGCGGCCTGGCCTGTGGTGCGGGTCGGCGGACCAGGCCGCGCAGGACCATGGACGCTCGACTTCACGACGAAGTCCAGCAAAATCCCGCTCTTGGGGCGATATCGACCGGTACGGGTGACTGTGACGAAGCACGCTAGTTGGCGGTGAGGCTGGATAGCTGGCGTCTTCGACGCACGGTAGTCGTCCTCCTTCGGGTGGTGTTTGTCCCGTCTCGTCGGAGTTGGCCGATTCTCACGTCATCGTCACGGAGCCCTGCGCGGTCTCATCGATCTGTGTCGATGCCTCGTGATGTGTCCCTTCTCGCGTGACGTTGTCGTTGTCTCAAGTCACGTTGTTGGATTCGCGGCTGGTCTCAGGATTCGTTGCCGGTCGGGGCCCGGACCGTTTTCGGTGTCTCATGTGACGTTGTCGCCGGGCGGGCTGGGCGCTGTCGTGGCTGTCGGTGATCAGGGCTCGTCTCGGGTTCCGCTCCCTCTCACGAGTGGTTTGATCCGGCCGGCCCGGCGGACGCCGAGCCCGATGACGAGGCGTTGGCCGCGCGTTGGTGGGCTCAGCATCGGATTGAGTAGCTCCGCCGGGTAAGTTGAGTAGTCGAGCCCTGGGCCAGGACGGCGTCCTCCGAGAGGGTGAAGCCATGGAAGCCAAGCCTTTCGCATGGATCGCCCGCCACCGCCTTCCGGTGATCCTGACCGTCACCGCAATCGCGGTCGGTGCCATCGGAATCCGGATCTACCTGCCGATCGCGGCACGGGATCGGATGCTGCAACACGGCGACGCCCTGCTGCAGGCGATGCCGACCCCGGCTGGCGGACACCTTCAGGACCGTTCGTCCACCCGCCGCTCCGGGTGGTTCGACCAGGCGATGGCCGACTCCCCGGTGACCCAGGACAGCTGGGACGCCACGTTCGACGTCGACACGGTGGACTCCCCATCGCAGGTCGCCACCGCATACGCGGCGCAGCTTTCGCAGGCCGGATGGAACCGGGACGCCGCCTGCGTCGCGAAAGGCGCCCCGGACGGCGTCTCGACGGACGTCATCGGTGTGGTCCACGCCTACTCCGGCTGTTGGACCAAAGACGGGTTCAGCCTCGATGCGACGGTCGATACCGAGCTGCAGGCCAGTGGCTACCAGGTCTTCGTGACCATGACCGATCCGCCGTACGGTGGTTCGTCAGCAACCTGACGGGGGGCGGCAGGCGCAGCCTGGTCGTCGTTCGAGAGAGTGAAGGTATGGGGGACAGGCCTTACTCCTGGATCGCGGGTCATCGCCGTCCGGTGATTCTGACCGTCGTCGCCGTAATCGCCGTCGGTGCGCTCGGGGTATGGATCTACTCCCCGATCGCCGCGCGGGATCGGATGTTGCGGCGTGGCGATGCGCTGGTACAAGCCATCCCGGCTCCGGCCGGCGGACACGTGCTGTACCGCGTGTCCACTCGGCGGGACGGGGTAACGGGTCTGCCGTTCACGCATTACCCGGCGTCCCACGACACCTGGGCCGCCGGCTTCGACCTCGATACGGGCGACTCCTCGGCGCACATTGAGTCCGCATACGCAGCTTTACTCGCTCAAGCGGGATGGCGTCGGGATCCCGTCGGCGCTCAGTCCGACTGCTGGACCAGGGACGGGTTCGGCATCTCGGTGTCGGTCAACGATGGACTGCACCCCGGTGAGGTCTGGCTGGACGTGAAGATGAGCGGGTTGCTGTGTGGTGCGGACTCGTAGTCCGGATGCCACGTATCAGTGCAGCGCCTCATCCGCCGGGCTGATCCGACCGCGAACCGCGTGAACAGCACCTCCAGCCCGCCCCGACCCAAAGGCGCCCAGGTCGAAGACCTCCGACAGCAACATGATGCAGGCGCCTCCGTCCCCCAACTCGCCCGCAAGTTCGGAATCGCCAACGCGGCCGCCTACCGCGCCCTGCCTGACTGACCCCGAAACCCGCGGCACCGACAACACGAACTGAGACGATCCCGCCAATCCACACCCGAACGGCAATCGGAGGTGAGACAGGCAACTCAGCCCGTCTCACCTCCGATTGCATCCGCCCAGGTCACATCACTACTCACCGGCAATGATCGATTGAGACGGGACATGATGCAATACGCATATGGAGCGCGTCGAGGTCGAGCTGTTCACCGACGGCAGCAACAACGCTGTCATCCGCATGCCCGGCAGGCAGTTTCCGGGTGTGCTCATCCAAGGCGACAGCCTGGCGAGCCTACGGTCCGACGTCGCCGAGATTCGAGATGCATGCCTGGCCACCGACGCAACCGAGGCGCTAGAGGCGACGGAGTCCCTTCTCGAAGATTTTGATGCGGTCATGCTTCGCTATACCGACGCTCTCGAACGTCACGGCCTCCGCAAGCCGTTCTGAAGATCAAAGGAAGTTGCCACCTTCCGTGAGAGACGTAGGCCGAGACCGTCTCAACGAAACTGGCATCAGCGCAGCTAAGCTTCCACGTCAAGCCGACCTTCGCTGAGACGGAACAGTGTTGTTGCGTGACTTGCTCGGAGCGCGGCGCTCGTGGGAATGGTCGGTTGATCCGTTCTTGTTCCCTTCGCTGCGGGGGTCGGGTGTCCGGGGTAGTCCCCCGCGAACCAGCCACCACCCCAGCCCGCATTTCCCGGATCGCTGTCGCTGGCCGCCTCCAGAAACCGCAATGCGTGAACGCAGGGACGCCCGATAGCCTCGTCCAATGCCACAGGTCGAAGGCCCTGCTCCTGTCGAGTCCGCGATACCGGACGGCATGGGCCCAGTCGCCGACATGGCCGGCATCATGGTGGGTGACGTCCCCGCCTGGCTGGTACTCGGCGAGGACGGCGTGTTGAGCAGGTGGGCCCCGGGCCGGTCCGTCTTTCAAAGGCTGACGGCGATTCCACCGGCCGAAAGCGGGTCGGACAAGATCCGGCGGCGGCTCCACGCGTCACTATGCGGACGATTCGCAGCCGTCGTCGACGACTACGGGACCACCGGAACCGTCATCGACCTGTCGACCGGCCGCACGACCATGACCCTGGACGGCGGCGACTACTGCGAACACGTCGTACCGTTCGCGCTGGCCTTCGCCGAGCACGACGGCTCGCCCGTACTGATCCACCGCACGCGATGGAACCGGCTGGATGTCAGCGACCCGGCAACTGGCCGACTGCTCACCGAACGCGAAACACCCGAGCGCCGCAACCACGAGGACGAACCACCCCACTACCTGGACTACTTCCACGGGGCGCTCTACCTCAGCCCAGATGGCAACCAGATCTGCGACGACGGCTGGATATGGCAGCCCTTCGGCATGCCGACAGTCTGGAGTCTGACCGCGTGGCTGGACGACAACGTCTGGGAGTCAGAGGACGGCCCCTCGCGCGCCGAGTATCCGTTCCTGGAGGAATGGGACCGCGGAATCGCATGGGTCACCTCAAACCGGATCGCCGTCCAGGACGTCGGCGACCGAGAGCACCCGCCCTGCATCCGCGTCCTCGACCCGACCGCCGCGGGACCGAGCCCCTACGTCACATCCATGGCCATGCTGACGGTCACAACCTTCCCCGGCCCTGGTGGACGCTACTTCTCCGACGGGAACCTGCTGCTGGTCTCCGGCGAGACCGAACTGGAAGCGTGGAACATCGAGCAAGGTATCAAGACATATACAGTCCCGAGGTTCACCCCGATTCGGCAGCATCCGCACAGCCTGGAACTGGTAGAGATCAACACTGATGCGATGCGGCGCTGGGTCCCGCCCGGCCGAACTCGCTAAAAGCCGCCGCGAAATCGGCTACAACGACTGTCGTCAACCCCTGACGGCTCGTCGGGCCCGAGTCACTTGCTCGATGAACCCGACAAGCCGCCAACAAGCGAGCTTTACGACCGCCAACCACCGTGCTTCGTCACAGTGACAGCAACCTGGTTACTGGGCCAGGAGCGTGTGCTCTTAAGCGCCGGTTACGCGAGTGGGAGCTTTGTGGAATTACGGAAGTTCCGCGCTCAATCAGAGCTTTGACTAGTCAGGTCGGCAAAGTCGATAATCGACACGCGATGGGCCGTGATCTACGGCCTGAGCTCGCCGTATCCGACGAGGGGGCAGAGTCGGTGAGCCACGTTCAATCGTGCGACGGCGCGGCGCCAGGGTTCCATGAGGCGCTCATCCAATGCGGCCTACACCTATTGGGCCACGATGTAGCGAGCGACCGGCTTGGAGACGTCGTATGCGCATGACCTTGACGGTCGTCGACCCACTCCAGGCGGCGAAGGCAGACATCGTGCTGTCTGCCGACGGACAGACTCCAGTGGCGCAGATCGCTGAGCTCCTGGGAAGGCTGGTCGGCAATTCCGAGCCGACAGCGCCGTCCCTTTTCGTCGACGGGGAACCGGTCGGCCTGCACCATACGCTTGCTTCTTCGTCTCTGGTGGAAGGGGCGGTGGTTTCGCTACGCGATCCGTCCGGCTGCTTGCCCTCCGAGCCGAGCGGGGTTTTCGAGGTGCGCATAGTGGGCGGGCCGGCTGCCGGTCCGGTTCACCGCTTGGTTCCAGGCAGCGTCGACGCGGGGCGGGCGTCAGGCATGCAGATTCGCCTGCGCGACCCGGCGGTCCCGGACTGCGCGCTTCGAATCAGCCTCGACATGAACGGTGTGGTGCGGATCGCTCCGTTCGAGGGGGCCGTCGCCACCTTGGACCAGGTGCCGTTGGAGACACAGGTTGAATGGCCTGTGGAGTCGCAGGTAGCTGTCGGGTCGACGCTGATGGAACTGGCCGTTTACATGCGGCCGGATGCGGCGTTGACCTTAGCCGAGGACGGCAGCACGTTCGAGTTCAACCGGCCGCCGCGGTTGCTGCCTCCCGCACGGCAAACACGCTTCAAGCTGCCAGCTCCGGTTAGGGACGACCACAAGCGGCCGTTCCCGATCGTGATGCTCTTCCTGCCGATCATGGGGGCGGTCCTGATGGCCGTGATGATGAAGCGGCCGCAGTATCTGATGATGGCGGCGATGTCGCCGCTGATGATGCTGGGCAACTTCTGGCAGGAGAAGAAGACCGGTAAGAAGACCTTCACGCAGCAGGTCGCCGACTACGAGGCGAAGAAGGCGCGCATCGAGCAGGACGCTCGCGATGCCTTGGCCGCCGAGCGACGGGCCCGGCGCCGTGCTTGCCCAGACCCGGCGATGATTCTGG carries:
- a CDS encoding MarR family transcriptional regulator; amino-acid sequence: MPETLDHPVLTDAQAAVLGALLSRPDSTAKELADMAGTGGSTTAKALVLLEGMGLARRTLHQPSDGKRGAATWRPTAIARQGPAIGDTALHSPAENPQAEVEKVGGGSAQTEDYRREKETELAVVPAAVLMTGRLASGGLRALVVELLASRPQVEFTPTSIGHLLGGRSSGAVANCLSTLTEQGVVERTSDKPRRYRYVANRPDPV